One Nodularia sp. LEGE 06071 DNA segment encodes these proteins:
- a CDS encoding HetZ-related protein 2, which yields MGVVMQTLIQGFEERNLAMTKEAEKLADYWGKRLAAECPEQSIANRESIILWLLGSDLERFDQIKPQELKIAEQAMEYRWKILRQRYLGIGRERAYRQLLTRLAGLVTLRNKIQTWVSLSRDRQRSVMDVLQEVLQELLQNDKYMQQQMACIAEFTPDKRLRDTLLFASIEEYSMRPVRNQPLLVYRFVNYLRRIQRGGLTQVPSSELVRVVSEEILSDASENRVNLADHQAIAEYQETQQLEEQQALRQLVQQEFADYLQETLGQEAVDWLRLYLQGKSQDEIAKKLHKPIKEIYRLREKISYHAVRVFALKGQTELVDNWLGISLQEHNLGLTQNQWQQLDENLTPLQRQILDLRKAGHSIEAIAQQLQMKTHQVMGEWTKVYLAAQSLRTQE from the coding sequence ATGGGGGTTGTGATGCAAACTTTAATACAGGGTTTCGAGGAGCGCAATCTCGCTATGACAAAGGAGGCAGAAAAACTAGCTGATTATTGGGGTAAGCGTCTAGCTGCGGAATGTCCAGAGCAAAGCATAGCCAACAGAGAAAGTATTATTCTCTGGCTTTTAGGAAGTGATTTAGAACGCTTTGATCAGATCAAGCCTCAAGAACTCAAAATTGCGGAACAAGCGATGGAATATCGCTGGAAAATTTTACGCCAACGCTACTTGGGTATCGGGCGAGAACGTGCCTATCGCCAGCTGCTGACTCGTCTAGCAGGTTTAGTTACATTACGCAATAAGATTCAGACTTGGGTTTCTCTGAGTCGCGATCGCCAGCGTAGTGTCATGGATGTATTGCAAGAAGTTTTACAAGAATTGCTGCAAAACGATAAGTATATGCAGCAGCAAATGGCTTGTATTGCTGAATTTACCCCGGATAAACGACTGCGGGATACTTTATTATTTGCCAGTATAGAAGAGTATTCTATGCGTCCAGTCCGAAATCAACCCTTGCTGGTATATAGATTTGTCAACTACCTGCGGCGCATTCAGCGTGGTGGTTTAACCCAAGTGCCAAGCAGTGAATTGGTTAGGGTGGTTTCCGAAGAAATCCTCTCAGATGCTAGTGAAAATCGGGTAAACTTGGCTGATCATCAAGCGATCGCTGAATATCAAGAAACACAACAACTAGAAGAGCAACAGGCACTGCGGCAGCTAGTACAACAGGAATTTGCCGATTATTTACAAGAAACTCTGGGACAAGAGGCAGTAGATTGGTTGCGATTGTATCTGCAAGGCAAGTCCCAAGATGAAATCGCCAAAAAACTACATAAGCCAATCAAAGAAATTTACCGACTCAGAGAAAAAATTAGCTACCATGCTGTGCGCGTCTTTGCCCTCAAAGGTCAAACAGAACTCGTGGATAACTGGTTGGGAATTTCCCTGCAAGAACACAATTTGGGGTTAACTCAAAACCAATGGCAGCAACTCGATGAAAACTTAACTCCTTTGCAGCGACAAATCCTCGATTTGCGTAAAGCAGGCCACTCCATAGAAGCAATAGCCCAACAATTACAGATGAAAACTCATCAGGTGATGGGCGAATGGACAAAAGTCTATCTTGCAGCCCAATCTTTAAGAACTCAAGAATGA
- a CDS encoding cytochrome P450, producing the protein MTVTYNLPDGPKLPRYLRMVKFITQPVKYVEDFAKVYGDNFTIWNRGDKHIVYFSHPQALEQIFSSNASCFRSGGGGGGLGFLLGDNSVIILDGDRHQRQRQLLTPPFHGERMRAYGETIRKITQQVSNEWTIGKPFNIRASMQEITMRVILRVVFGVDEGPVFRELGRLLTSLLDFMGSPLMSSAFFFSFMQKDLGAWSPWGRVVRLLQQIDQLIYSLIQERRAETGQHRQDILSLLISARYEDGEGMSDIELRDELMTMLVAGHETTASALTWAFYWLGHLPEVREKLQRELETLGVHPEPSSIAKLPYLTAVCQETLRIYPIVGNGFPRVVKTPVEIMGYEIPVGTAIIPSIYLAHHREEVYPQSQQFKPERFLEKQFSPYEYLPFGGGNRRCIGLAFAQYEMKIALATILSEFQLSLVNKRPVYPVRRGLTLAAPSGMQMIPTVQVTRASIPVNV; encoded by the coding sequence ATGACAGTAACTTACAACTTACCTGATGGTCCCAAATTACCGCGCTATCTGCGGATGGTTAAATTTATCACTCAGCCGGTGAAATATGTAGAAGATTTTGCCAAAGTTTATGGTGACAACTTCACCATTTGGAATCGTGGGGATAAGCACATTGTCTATTTTAGCCATCCTCAAGCACTGGAACAGATATTTAGTAGTAATGCTAGCTGTTTTCGATCTGGTGGAGGAGGCGGAGGTTTAGGATTTTTGCTGGGCGATAATTCTGTAATTATATTAGATGGCGATCGCCACCAACGCCAAAGACAATTATTAACACCACCGTTTCATGGCGAAAGGATGCGGGCTTACGGTGAAACTATCCGCAAAATTACCCAGCAAGTTAGTAACGAATGGACGATTGGGAAACCTTTTAATATTCGCGCCTCAATGCAAGAAATCACCATGCGGGTGATTTTACGAGTGGTATTTGGTGTAGATGAAGGGCCAGTTTTTCGAGAATTGGGGCGACTACTCACATCCCTCCTAGACTTCATGGGTTCCCCTTTAATGTCCAGCGCCTTCTTTTTTAGCTTTATGCAAAAAGATTTAGGTGCGTGGAGTCCTTGGGGGCGAGTTGTGCGGTTATTGCAGCAAATCGATCAACTAATTTATAGTTTGATTCAAGAACGTCGGGCGGAAACTGGACAACATCGCCAAGATATTCTCAGTTTATTGATTTCGGCTCGTTATGAAGATGGCGAGGGAATGTCAGATATTGAGTTACGTGATGAATTAATGACAATGTTAGTTGCGGGACATGAAACTACAGCTTCTGCATTGACATGGGCTTTTTACTGGTTGGGACATTTACCAGAAGTACGAGAAAAGTTACAACGAGAATTAGAAACCCTGGGTGTGCATCCCGAACCGAGTAGCATTGCTAAATTGCCATATTTAACCGCAGTTTGCCAAGAAACTTTGAGAATTTATCCAATTGTGGGGAATGGATTTCCCAGAGTTGTGAAAACCCCAGTAGAAATTATGGGCTATGAAATACCAGTAGGAACGGCGATAATTCCCAGTATATATTTAGCCCATCATCGTGAAGAAGTTTACCCACAGTCACAGCAATTTAAACCAGAACGCTTTTTAGAAAAGCAATTTTCCCCTTATGAATATTTGCCCTTTGGCGGTGGAAATCGTCGTTGTATAGGCTTGGCTTTTGCTCAGTATGAAATGAAAATTGCTTTAGCCACAATTTTGTCAGAATTTCAATTATCTCTAGTTAACAAGCGTCCTGTGTATCCCGTGCGCCGTGGACTGACTTTAGCCGCACCATCGGGGATGCAGATGATACCCACAGTTCAGGTAACAAGAGCAAGTATACCTGTTAACGTTTAG
- a CDS encoding carbon dioxide-concentrating mechanism protein CcmK: MSLQAVGALETKGFPAVLAAADAMVKAGRITLVGYIRVGSARFTINIRGDVSEVKTAMAAGIEAAENVHGGTLESWVIIARPHENVEAVLPIGYTDAVQQYRDSVENPIVRSSNRL, translated from the coding sequence ATGTCATTACAGGCCGTTGGCGCACTTGAAACGAAGGGTTTTCCGGCTGTACTAGCAGCAGCTGATGCGATGGTAAAAGCCGGACGCATCACCCTTGTCGGTTATATCCGAGTGGGTAGCGCTCGTTTTACAATAAATATTCGCGGAGATGTTTCTGAAGTCAAAACAGCTATGGCAGCTGGTATTGAAGCCGCAGAAAATGTTCATGGCGGTACTCTGGAATCCTGGGTGATTATTGCCCGTCCCCATGAAAACGTGGAAGCAGTTCTGCCAATCGGCTATACAGATGCAGTTCAACAGTATCGGGATTCTGTAGAAAATCCCATTGTGCGCTCATCTAACAGGTTATAA
- a CDS encoding DUF3067 family protein, with translation MTGQELRRLLLDKWGYSYDVQFRRTKGKIFMQVMWKYLEQASFPLSEAEYQEHLDGIANYLQALGGVVQVQRFIAQTRDRPRLGKAVSIPLDLGERASEWIV, from the coding sequence ATGACAGGACAGGAATTACGCAGATTATTGCTTGACAAATGGGGATATTCTTATGATGTCCAGTTTCGGCGCACTAAGGGGAAGATATTTATGCAAGTGATGTGGAAGTATCTTGAGCAAGCTTCTTTTCCCTTGAGTGAGGCTGAGTACCAAGAGCATCTTGACGGTATTGCTAATTATCTTCAGGCTTTGGGTGGTGTTGTGCAAGTACAGAGATTTATTGCCCAAACACGCGATCGCCCCCGACTAGGTAAAGCTGTGAGTATTCCTCTGGATCTAGGTGAACGCGCTTCGGAATGGATTGTTTGA
- a CDS encoding Crp/Fnr family transcriptional regulator gives MQTELFSQLFPLLSTANPQTLEWLLNVAIEHEYPVGRAVLMEDAWGNAVYFVVSGWVKVRRTSGNDSVALAILGRGDFFGEMAILDEYPRSTDVIALSPVQLLSISRERFIQILFKDPQLHHRMLQLMVRRLRQSNQRLQIRSYPPAVKLAHTLVNLSESYGQESSNGKEILNIPLKDLADVTDIGVEETTKIMQKLNEKGWIFIDSANNMINLINLKQLINLAGKV, from the coding sequence ATGCAGACTGAGCTTTTTAGTCAACTTTTTCCCTTATTGAGTACAGCCAATCCACAGACTTTGGAATGGCTACTCAACGTGGCAATTGAACACGAATACCCTGTTGGGCGAGCCGTGTTGATGGAAGATGCCTGGGGTAACGCAGTTTACTTCGTAGTTTCCGGCTGGGTGAAAGTCCGACGCACCTCCGGAAATGATTCTGTAGCTCTGGCAATTTTAGGTCGAGGTGATTTTTTCGGCGAAATGGCGATTTTAGATGAATACCCCCGTTCAACTGATGTTATTGCCCTTTCGCCAGTGCAGTTGTTGAGTATCTCTAGAGAGCGTTTTATTCAAATATTATTTAAAGACCCGCAGTTACATCACCGGATGTTGCAACTGATGGTGCGGCGATTGCGACAAAGTAACCAGCGTTTACAAATCCGCTCTTATCCGCCTGCTGTCAAACTTGCTCATACCTTAGTCAATTTGAGCGAAAGCTATGGACAAGAATCAAGCAATGGGAAGGAAATTTTGAATATTCCTTTGAAAGATTTAGCCGATGTCACAGATATTGGTGTAGAAGAAACTACCAAAATCATGCAAAAACTCAATGAAAAAGGTTGGATCTTCATTGACAGTGCCAACAATATGATTAATCTGATCAACTTGAAACAGTTGATCAACCTAGCTGGAAAGGTCTAA
- a CDS encoding pilus assembly protein PilB gives MLSSDGKPTDTRANGQQVLPNTPANWERRREQVFYLIDNLLSFEACLYHQVAPFEIEDNQLLLGMVHPQDSEALDYVSRIVSYINCTIVAQEITTDIHRTILSAYLNHKNTFRPDAKPVDNQEANEASEKSKITIIDQLIQSTTNSSQPHQTKTAQHSPQQNDFASTPKPNNLSSTTTPIPPLNNQQEEDSARLELLSKLTVLQVNVSEEFIPVEMLASLPPKKLLEELLGRVLSGGIGRLYLERQPYQGKIFWSDNGVMQSVLENLPLSLFQGVLNQLKCFASLPVGKLAEPKQVEKECLYQRNRLLLRLRVMPGTYGEEATLQVLKGTALKFYQQQQLARLSRDALGISQQLSLKLHELQERISLNPSLKSEQLDSVVALNKLVQNLDQQIKVLRATSEIPTNS, from the coding sequence ATGTTGTCTTCAGACGGGAAACCAACTGATACTAGAGCAAATGGGCAGCAAGTATTACCCAACACTCCAGCAAATTGGGAGCGAAGACGCGAGCAAGTATTCTATCTAATTGATAATCTTTTATCCTTTGAAGCTTGCCTATACCACCAAGTTGCGCCCTTTGAGATAGAAGACAATCAGCTGTTATTAGGCATGGTTCATCCACAAGACAGCGAGGCCCTAGATTACGTAAGTCGCATCGTATCTTATATTAATTGCACAATAGTGGCTCAAGAAATCACTACCGACATACACCGCACGATACTATCGGCTTACCTCAACCATAAAAATACATTCCGCCCAGATGCCAAACCAGTGGATAACCAAGAAGCAAACGAAGCCTCGGAAAAGAGCAAAATTACTATTATCGACCAACTGATTCAATCTACAACAAACTCCTCTCAACCCCATCAAACTAAAACCGCACAACATTCTCCGCAACAGAACGATTTTGCCTCCACGCCCAAGCCAAATAACTTATCTTCAACGACCACACCCATTCCTCCCCTCAACAACCAGCAAGAAGAAGACTCTGCTAGGCTAGAACTACTCAGTAAATTAACGGTTTTACAAGTAAATGTCTCCGAAGAATTCATTCCTGTAGAGATGCTCGCCAGCCTACCACCCAAGAAATTACTAGAAGAATTACTGGGGCGAGTTTTGAGTGGGGGAATTGGTCGCTTGTATTTGGAAAGACAACCTTACCAAGGAAAGATATTTTGGAGTGATAATGGAGTCATGCAGTCCGTATTAGAAAATCTTCCTCTTTCCCTATTCCAAGGAGTACTGAATCAATTGAAGTGCTTTGCCTCCTTACCTGTTGGCAAACTTGCAGAACCAAAACAGGTAGAAAAAGAATGCCTATATCAACGAAATCGTTTGTTATTACGCCTGCGGGTGATGCCGGGAACTTACGGCGAAGAGGCGACTCTACAAGTATTAAAGGGAACGGCTTTAAAGTTTTATCAGCAACAACAGTTAGCCCGTCTGAGTCGCGATGCCTTGGGAATTTCTCAACAACTCAGCTTGAAGTTACATGAACTGCAAGAACGAATTAGTCTCAATCCCAGCCTCAAATCTGAGCAACTGGACTCTGTAGTAGCTTTAAATAAGCTCGTACAAAATTTAGACCAGCAGATCAAAGTACTGAGAGCCACGAGCGAAATCCCCACAAATAGCTAA
- the petC gene encoding cytochrome b6-f complex iron-sulfur subunit yields MAQFSESMDVPDMGRRQFMNLLTFGTVTGVALGALYPVVKYFVPPASGGAGGGTTAKDELGNDVSVTSFLASHNVGDRALVQGLKGDPTYMVVESKEAIGDYGINAICTHLGCVVPWNVAENKFKCPCHGSQYDATGKVVRGPAPLSLALAHTKTENDRIVLTPWTETDFRTDEEPWWS; encoded by the coding sequence ATGGCTCAATTTTCTGAATCAATGGACGTGCCAGATATGGGCCGTCGTCAGTTCATGAATTTGCTGACTTTTGGAACTGTGACTGGTGTAGCTCTGGGTGCATTGTATCCCGTAGTCAAGTACTTTGTTCCACCTGCTAGCGGTGGCGCTGGTGGTGGTACAACTGCAAAAGACGAGCTGGGTAACGATGTGAGTGTCACTAGCTTTCTAGCCAGCCACAACGTAGGCGATCGCGCTTTAGTTCAAGGACTCAAAGGCGACCCCACCTATATGGTCGTAGAAAGCAAAGAAGCCATTGGCGATTATGGCATTAATGCTATCTGCACACACTTAGGTTGTGTTGTTCCCTGGAACGTCGCAGAGAACAAGTTTAAATGTCCTTGTCACGGTTCCCAGTACGATGCAACTGGTAAGGTGGTCAGAGGTCCAGCACCTCTGTCTTTGGCTCTCGCACACACCAAAACCGAAAATGACAGAATCGTCTTGACCCCTTGGACTGAAACCGACTTCCGCACCGATGAAGAGCCTTGGTGGTCTTAA
- a CDS encoding alpha/beta fold hydrolase, which produces MFPSFLPPSVGQLTEPTSIALAQSIQSQAIATPLINQPINTTYVQQGSGGTPILLIHGFDSSLLEFRRLLPLLARDNQTWAVDLLGFGFTDRIAGLPFSPIAIKTHLYNFWKTLIKQPVILVGASMGGAAAIDFTLTYPEVVEKLVLIDSAGLKGGSPLSKLMFPPLDAFAANFLRNPKIRDRISRTAYKNQLLASLDAQLCGALHLEMPDWTQALIAFTKSGGYSAFKAKQLSEIVQPTLILWGDADKILGTADAKKFQQAIPHSQLIWIQDAGHVPHLEQPQVTAQHILEFRN; this is translated from the coding sequence ATGTTTCCTAGTTTTTTACCTCCCTCAGTTGGGCAACTGACAGAACCGACTTCCATCGCCTTGGCTCAAAGTATTCAAAGTCAAGCGATCGCAACTCCTTTAATTAACCAACCAATTAACACCACCTATGTTCAACAAGGTAGTGGTGGTACGCCTATATTATTAATTCACGGCTTCGACAGTTCCCTTTTAGAATTTCGTCGCCTGTTGCCACTGCTAGCAAGGGATAATCAAACCTGGGCAGTGGATTTATTAGGCTTTGGGTTTACAGATAGAATTGCGGGTTTACCATTTAGCCCCATAGCCATCAAAACCCATCTGTATAATTTCTGGAAAACCTTAATAAAGCAACCAGTGATTTTGGTGGGTGCGTCGATGGGGGGTGCTGCGGCCATTGATTTCACCTTGACTTACCCAGAAGTAGTAGAAAAACTGGTGTTAATCGACAGCGCTGGTTTAAAAGGGGGTTCACCGTTAAGTAAATTGATGTTTCCCCCCTTGGATGCTTTTGCAGCTAACTTTTTACGGAATCCTAAAATTCGCGATCGCATTTCCCGCACTGCTTACAAAAATCAGCTTCTCGCGTCACTTGATGCTCAATTATGTGGTGCATTACACTTAGAAATGCCCGATTGGACACAAGCATTAATAGCCTTTACCAAAAGCGGTGGTTACAGTGCTTTTAAAGCAAAACAGCTTTCAGAAATTGTACAACCAACACTGATTTTATGGGGTGATGCCGATAAAATTTTAGGTACAGCGGATGCCAAAAAATTTCAACAAGCAATTCCCCATAGTCAACTAATCTGGATTCAAGACGCTGGTCATGTCCCACACTTAGAACAGCCACAAGTCACCGCCCAACACATTCTAGAATTCCGTAATTAA
- a CDS encoding carbon dioxide-concentrating mechanism protein CcmK: MPMAVGVIETLGFPAVLAAADAMVKSAAVTIVYYGQAESARMLVAVRGRVSEVNRAVEAGILAGEQTFGGQVITHYIVPNPPENVETILPIHFTEVSEPFRM; the protein is encoded by the coding sequence ATGCCAATGGCGGTTGGCGTAATTGAAACCTTGGGCTTTCCTGCTGTACTAGCAGCAGCCGATGCAATGGTTAAATCTGCCGCAGTCACAATTGTGTATTATGGTCAAGCTGAAAGCGCTCGAATGTTAGTCGCTGTTCGGGGACGCGTTTCGGAAGTTAATAGGGCTGTAGAAGCAGGAATATTAGCCGGAGAACAAACTTTTGGTGGTCAAGTAATTACCCACTACATTGTTCCTAACCCTCCAGAAAACGTGGAGACCATTTTACCCATCCACTTCACCGAAGTATCTGAACCGTTCCGGATGTAA
- a CDS encoding tetratricopeptide repeat protein, with the protein MGRDEELQKLHQLLQENNQVAIAAIAGMGGLGKTELALQYAMNQRETYKGGICWLQVKAEDVGVQVVRFARTQLDLNPPEEFDLPAQVQFCLRNWREGDVLLVVDDVTDYQQVKTYLNGLSSRFRVLMTTRQLLGASIKQLPLDVLQPEAALELLQSLLGETPERIERELDVANQLCVWLGYLPLGLELVGRYLARKQDLSLSEMMGRLEKKRLDERALSKKSKSDDDMTALLGVKAAFELSWDDLAEDDRLLGCILSLFAAAPIPWNFVEQCLKEKDEDDLEEIRDEKLLYLHLLQRKGEGIYQLHPLLREFFQSKFTGLEQAEEFKRSLSQVMVAVAQEIPQTPTLEEINAVSLEIPHLAEVVNHLIQYVSDEDLILPCVGLGRFYEGQGLYTQAEPWRQQCLSTAQDRLGDNHPDVATSLSNLAELYRSQGRYDQAEPLYLQALELFKRLQRDNHPDIVSILNNLAYLYYSQGRYDQAEPLYLQALELFKRLLGDNHPNVASILNNLALLYDSQGRYDQAEPLFLQALALRKRLLGDNHPDIASILNNLALLYDSQGRYDQAEPLYLQALKLFKRLLGDNHPNVAPILNNLAYLYYSQGRYDQAKPLYLQALELCKRLLGDNHPDIASILNNLAGLYYSQRRYDQAEPLLIEALELFKRLLGDHHPSVATSLNNLAGLYYSQRRYDQAEPLLLEALELRKRLLGDNHPHTITVRENLAACRQRNSG; encoded by the coding sequence GTGGGACGTGATGAAGAACTGCAAAAACTCCACCAACTTTTGCAGGAAAATAACCAAGTAGCCATTGCTGCAATTGCGGGAATGGGTGGACTGGGTAAAACAGAACTCGCCTTGCAATATGCAATGAATCAGCGCGAAACCTACAAAGGTGGAATTTGCTGGTTACAAGTCAAAGCTGAGGATGTGGGCGTTCAAGTGGTGCGATTTGCCAGAACTCAGCTTGATTTAAACCCACCAGAAGAGTTTGATTTACCCGCACAAGTGCAATTCTGCTTGCGGAATTGGCGTGAGGGTGATGTGCTGCTAGTGGTGGATGATGTCACAGATTACCAGCAAGTCAAAACTTACCTAAATGGGCTATCTTCCAGATTTAGAGTGTTAATGACTACGCGCCAACTGTTGGGTGCATCCATCAAGCAATTACCTTTGGATGTATTACAACCAGAAGCAGCCTTGGAGTTGTTACAGTCTTTGCTGGGAGAAACACCAGAGCGAATCGAGAGAGAATTAGATGTAGCAAATCAGTTGTGTGTATGGCTGGGGTATTTACCCTTGGGTTTGGAGTTAGTGGGGCGGTATCTGGCGCGGAAACAGGATTTGTCCCTATCGGAAATGATGGGGCGCTTGGAGAAAAAGCGATTAGATGAGCGTGCCTTATCTAAGAAGTCGAAGTCAGATGATGACATGACAGCACTATTGGGAGTGAAAGCAGCCTTTGAGTTGAGTTGGGACGACTTGGCAGAGGATGACAGATTACTAGGTTGTATTCTTAGTTTATTTGCGGCCGCACCCATACCTTGGAACTTTGTAGAACAGTGCTTAAAAGAGAAAGATGAGGATGATTTAGAGGAAATTCGGGACGAGAAGCTGCTGTATCTGCATTTACTCCAGCGCAAAGGTGAAGGAATCTATCAACTACATCCCCTACTGCGGGAATTTTTCCAATCTAAGTTTACAGGTTTAGAGCAAGCAGAGGAATTTAAGCGATCGCTTTCTCAGGTAATGGTAGCAGTCGCCCAAGAAATTCCTCAAACTCCCACACTTGAGGAAATTAATGCTGTTTCCCTTGAAATACCTCATTTAGCTGAAGTAGTAAATCATCTCATTCAATATGTTAGTGATGAAGATTTAATTTTGCCTTGCGTCGGCTTGGGCAGATTCTATGAAGGACAAGGTTTGTATACCCAAGCCGAACCTTGGAGACAGCAGTGTTTATCAACAGCACAAGACCGCTTGGGAGACAATCATCCCGATGTCGCCACCAGCCTTAGCAACTTGGCAGAACTCTACCGTTCCCAAGGAAGGTACGACCAAGCTGAACCCCTATATCTCCAAGCTTTAGAACTCTTTAAACGCCTACAGAGAGACAATCATCCCGATATCGTCTCCATCCTCAACAACTTGGCATATCTCTACTATTCCCAAGGAAGGTACGACCAAGCTGAACCCCTATATCTCCAAGCTTTAGAACTCTTTAAACGCCTGCTGGGAGACAATCATCCCAATGTCGCCTCCATCCTTAACAACTTGGCATTACTCTACGATTCCCAAGGAAGGTATGACCAAGCCGAACCCCTGTTTCTTCAAGCTTTAGCACTCAGAAAACGCCTGCTAGGAGACAATCATCCCGATATCGCCTCTATCCTTAACAACTTGGCATTACTTTACGATTCCCAAGGAAGGTACGACCAAGCTGAACCCCTATATCTCCAAGCTTTAAAACTCTTTAAACGCCTGCTGGGAGACAATCATCCCAATGTCGCCCCCATCCTTAACAACTTGGCATATCTCTACTATTCTCAAGGAAGGTACGACCAAGCTAAACCCCTATATCTCCAAGCTTTAGAACTCTGTAAACGCCTGCTGGGAGACAATCATCCCGATATCGCCTCTATCCTTAACAACTTGGCTGGACTCTACTATTCCCAAAGAAGGTACGACCAAGCCGAACCCCTGTTAATCGAAGCTTTAGAACTCTTTAAACGCCTATTGGGAGATCATCATCCGTCAGTCGCCACGAGTCTCAACAACTTGGCTGGACTCTACTATTCCCAAAGAAGGTACGACCAAGCCGAACCCCTGTTACTCGAAGCTTTAGAACTGAGAAAACGCCTGCTGGGAGACAATCATCCCCATACTATTACTGTTCGTGAAAATTTGGCAGCTTGCCGGCAACGAAATTCAGGATAA